A single window of Anopheles moucheti chromosome 2, idAnoMoucSN_F20_07, whole genome shotgun sequence DNA harbors:
- the LOC128309585 gene encoding CUB and peptidase domain-containing protein 1-like, with amino-acid sequence MTPQGIIAKERVLVHVGRTRLRVGSNRVQEHEAFKLIVHPEYNVNRIQHDIALIKLATDITYTDYIQPVCLWNRGEDLNAIVGTWGTVIGFRRDETGNVSNTLCEASIPVVSHITCIESNREVFAYQLTSNMLCAGKRDGISTCNGDSGGGLFFKYNDVWYIRGVVSFTKPDENTRICDTKEYTVFTDVAKYLKWIEQHKSSVRLGEYEKNSLFPDCVMVHGQKVCLPSDQLLSIETVITHPYYNNENLENNIALIRLRHRADTSQSNVKPICLAVTNKLFDFKIPFSQAFAYGTSYGRIMYDNYAEICQCTEEETTSQICAVQEFSHGNITETFGAPLQYSKDGKYILLGVLSHINPTCINPTSIPEVYTNVTNHVDWILENIQE; translated from the exons ATGACTCCGCAAGGCATTATCGCAAAAGAGCGCGTTTTAGTGCACGTTGGACGAACTCGGCTACGAGTTGGTAGCAACCGCGTACAAGAACACGAAGCATTCAAGTTGATCGTACATCCGGAATACAACGTCAACCGTATTCAACACGATATCGCTCTGATAAAGCTGGCAACCGACATAACCTACACCGACTATATCCAACCAGTTTGCTTGTGGAATCGTGGCGAAGATCTGAACGCGATCGTTGGTACTTGGGGTACGGTGATCGGATTCCGTAGAGATGAGACCGGTAATGTTTCCAACACTCTGTGTGAAGCAAGTATTCCCGTCGTTAGCCATATCACCTGCATCGAAAGCAACCGAGAAGTGTTTGCCTATCAGCTTACCTCGAATATGTTATGTGCTGGTAAACGTGATGGGATCAGTACTTGTAACGGAGACAGCGGAGGAGGTTTATTCTTCAAGTACAACGATGTCTGGTACATTCGCGGTGTGGTGTCTTTCACGAAGCCTGACGAAAATACGCGGATATGTGACACGAAGGAATACACCGTGTTTACTGATGTGGCGAAGTACTTGAAATGGATCGAGCAGCACAA ATCGTCCGTGCGGCTGGGAGAGTACGAAAAGAATAGCCTGTTCCCGGACTGTGTCATGGTGCATGGACAAAAGGTTTGTTTGCCGTCGGATCAATTATTAAGCATCGAGACGGTTATCACACACCCGTACTACAACAATgaaaatttggaaaataatATTGCACTTATCCGACTACGACACCGAGCGGACACCAGTCAGAGCAATGTGAAACCGATCTGCCTTGCTGTGACCAATAAACTTTTTGATTTTAAGATACCTTTTAGCCAAGCTTTTGCTTATGGTACTAGTTATGGCCGTATCATGTATGATAATTATGCTGAAATTTGCCAGTGCACCGAGGAAGAAACTACAAGTCAGATATGTGCCGTGCAGGAATTCAGTCACGGCAATATCACAGAAACATTCGGTGCTCCGTTACAGTATTCAAAAGacggaaaatatattttattgggAGTGTTATCGCACATAAATCCGACGTGCATAAA